A section of the Candidatus Thermoplasmatota archaeon genome encodes:
- a CDS encoding NAD(P)/FAD-dependent oxidoreductase yields MDDLPADGVFDLAIVGAGPAGLMAALKSALLFHTAIVLDKGRRTSRAFFVPKMDNIPGYPEGVSGRKVMDDLRAQIAHAEKVAGRRFVRFEEPVEIATLERAGGVWRLGGHRVVGRNGRGETVEARARAVVLATGVVDRQPYIGENTYDITAILPYANKGLADYCLLCDGHTIRGKRVAVLGLGRGSAGIAESLRDHFGASETVLVTCIACVTGEPGHDHARHGALIRDTEALGIPVIDKTIANLEGQREDRIRLVFDDGTREDFDKAWVSFGWFKVTNDLAKQAGAAIDRDGYVTSTEDCEVLGEDGEPIPGLFVVGDLRAETWKQIPIALGDAESAVIHAYAVRL; encoded by the coding sequence ATGGACGACCTCCCGGCCGACGGCGTCTTCGACCTCGCGATCGTGGGCGCGGGCCCCGCGGGCCTCATGGCCGCGCTGAAGAGCGCGCTCCTCTTCCACACCGCGATCGTGCTCGACAAGGGCAGGCGCACGAGCCGCGCGTTCTTCGTGCCGAAGATGGACAACATCCCCGGCTACCCCGAAGGCGTCTCGGGACGGAAGGTCATGGACGACCTCCGCGCGCAGATCGCGCACGCGGAAAAGGTCGCGGGACGCCGCTTCGTGCGCTTCGAGGAGCCCGTCGAGATCGCGACGCTCGAACGCGCGGGCGGCGTGTGGCGCCTCGGCGGCCACCGCGTCGTCGGCCGCAACGGCCGCGGCGAGACGGTCGAGGCGCGGGCGCGCGCCGTCGTCCTCGCAACGGGCGTCGTGGACCGCCAGCCGTACATCGGCGAGAACACGTACGACATCACGGCCATCCTGCCGTACGCGAACAAAGGCCTCGCCGACTACTGCCTCCTCTGCGACGGGCACACGATCCGCGGGAAGCGCGTCGCGGTGCTCGGCCTCGGCCGCGGCTCCGCCGGCATCGCGGAGTCGCTGCGCGACCACTTCGGCGCGAGCGAAACGGTGCTCGTGACGTGCATCGCCTGCGTCACGGGCGAACCCGGCCACGACCACGCGCGGCACGGAGCCCTCATCCGCGACACGGAAGCGCTCGGCATCCCCGTGATCGACAAGACGATCGCGAATCTCGAAGGCCAGAGGGAGGACCGCATCCGACTCGTCTTCGACGACGGCACGCGCGAGGACTTCGACAAGGCGTGGGTCTCGTTCGGGTGGTTCAAGGTCACGAACGATCTCGCGAAGCAGGCCGGCGCCGCGATCGACCGCGACGGGTACGTGACCTCGACCGAGGACTGCGAGGTCCTCGGCGAGGACGGCGAACCCATCCCCGGCCTCTTCGTCGTCGGCGACCTGCGCGCGGAGACGTGGAAGCAGATCCCCATCGCGCTTGGCGACGCGGAGAGCGCGGTCATCCACGCGTATGCGGTGCGGTTGTAG